The genomic interval GCAATGTGGTGGAAACAAAATACCTTTTCTGAAAGGCAAGTTAAATTCCTGGATTACCTGGTTCTGCAATAGCAAGGCTGCTGCATGTGATAAGCCATGCCTGTTATCCTCTTCTGTGCTCTTAGTCCACAGGTTGAAGTCTGTTCTGCAGGACCTACATATTTATTTCACTCTGGAGTCTATGTGTCTTAGCAAATGGGCTGATATCCAAATACCTCAAGTCAGTGAAAGGGAATTAAGTTTAACACTCTTGGCAGGAGACTAGTTGGTGAAATTATGTACCTTTTCACTCCTATAATTTTAGATGTgatgtgggggttttttgtatgAAGGCATGATATTTGCTGAACATTTGAGAAACTTTTCTggaagtttcatttttcttcttaacttTGTTGATCAGCTCATATGGTACCCCATAATAGTAAAAATTAAGTCTATCCCCAATAGCAAAAATGGCATTGtaatgtgaaattattttttctgattttgctgtTTGTATATCAGAGTTGGAAGCTGTTGTAGACTGCTTGACTTTGTATTATTAATCTGtttgtgtctttaaaaataattcaatatcCTGTTTAATATTGgtattaaaattcatttttatgtcTGTTTTTTCAGCCTATTCGACACTTGAAATATTCATCCTTTAAGAAATCCTTGCTGGGCACTGTTTCTGACAGTGGAAATGTAACTCTCTGGGATGTAAATAGCCAGAACCCAtatcataattttgaaaatactcaTAAAGCACCAGCctcagaaatctgcttttctccagTCAATAAGCTGTTGCTTGTAACTGTAGGTTTGGATAAAAGAATTATTCTCTATGACACTTTGAGTAAAAAGTGAGTATATGAAAGACCTTTTGGTTTTAGAAGATTCCTTATTTGAGTTTTATAAATTGAAAAAACCTGCCTAATTATAACATGAGTTATTTCATTCAGTCCCAGTGCAGAATGATTGAAGTGGAGAGCCTGTCCCATAGTCCATTTTGCTTTCTAAGTTAACAAACAGTTGAAAAACCCCAAGGCATGTGGGAACTGATTGAAGTCCAGTTTATGGATGATGTTCTCCAGTGTTTGTTAGGGGCTTTTCTGATAGAGAGCAGTTAACCTCTGTGAGGGGCAGTACAGCCTGTGGGGACCTTCAGCCATGTGTGCTTAGCTTCCCTGCTCTTCTAGCTAAGATAAAAGAGTTAAGTGAggtgcacagagctgctgagatgGGGAGAATGTTGGATGCAAAAGGAGGAAGATGGGACTTTGTGGTAGAGGGATAGCATGGCAAATGGTTTTTTGGGACATTGGTTTTAGTGTGAGTAGTGCTTTTATTCCAGCTGAATAAAAGCAGGAGAGTGTTTGCATTTTGGAAGGATGTAATAGAAGGATGCAAACTGAGACCTGAAGTgtctcccagagctgtgggaagggTTGAGTTGATAGGCTTGGGAAGCAAGAGGATGAGAAGTTGTATGTAGTATGATTGCTGCTGCAAGTGATGATACCAGTAAATAATGTTGGTGTTTGCTATTAAGAAGGCAATGTGATCCTGTCCCTATGAAGTCTTTTGGGGCATGtgcagttttttttcttgttaagcATTACTGCTTAGTGTAAGCATAATCCACTGTTTCTTAAAATAGTTCACTGAATTTACTCGGCACTGGAGAAGTGAACTATTGACCTGTAGCTGAATTATGAAagcttttatatatatatatttatttttttcagatattctgTGTTATAAAAGTCCAACTTGTGAATTCTAAAAGATTCATCCTGTCCTTTCTTGTATTTGAAGGTTACTGACAACGATTGTAGCTGATTTTCCTCTGACCACAGTAGACTTCATGCCTGATGGTACTACTTTGGCAATAGGATGTTCCCGGGGAAAGATCTGCCAGTATGACTTAAGACAACTGACATCACCAGTGAAAACAGTTACTGCTCACAAAGGCTGTGTGAAATGCATACGTCTTCAGTTCAGTAGCACTTCTTCCAAGGTATTTTTATTGTTCAATATGCAGATTAATGGAAGCAAGGTATAAGTTTAAGTTCTAAAAAAAGTTCATCATTCACTGTCTAAGCATTACAGATGCCAAAATTGGATCATACCAATTAGGAATTACAAACTGCTTAGTCTTAATTGCTGTTTTAGGCATGGTTAATGTGGAATTCCCCCCACTGCTGGCCTCAGTGTAGAAATAAGCAGAAGTTATAGTCTTCCAGGTTTTCTGGTGGGGATATGCTGCCTTTGCAGATCAGTTTCTGGCACCTCCAGTTATTTGTAGGCAGTAGCAGAAAGGTCTGTAATGGCCCTTCTGCTTAAGGAGAAGACACAGGGCTGCTCATCTGAAGATATTTTGTATGTCCTGTATATGGACTTTTGTTAGCACATATAAACCGTGGAGAAGTTAATTATATAATAGAGAAGACTTAAGAAGGTTTTCCATGACTTTGTTGGGCTCTACTGTATCCAGAAACCCTTCCAGTTAGTGGATCCTGAGATAACCTTTGAAATGGATTCTTTACCATTCTGACACATACATTCTCCTTTAGCACACTTGCTGCTAGTGATTAACTACCTGTAAAATTTGTAGTCCCTAGTAATCTAATatcttttttccactttagCACACTTGCTGCTAGTGATTAACTACCTGTAAAATTTGTAGTCTCTAGTAATCTAATATCTTTTTTTCCGACCTTTGAAATGGATTCTTTACCATTCTGACACATACATTCTCCTTTAGCACACTTGCTGCTAGTGATTAACTACCTGTAAAATTTGTAGTCCCTAGTAATCTAATATCTTTTTTCCACTGTGTCTAAACCTGGAATCAAAATCGACTCATGTGGGGTCACTCCACTGTTAAATTGTTACTATCCTTGTTGAGATCCTCACAGCATCTATATGATAATATGGATGTTTCTCATGCTCTTTGAAGTTACATGAagacaccttttttttaatatttataaaggCATATCTCCTAGGCAACTTTTGCAATTTGAACTGagtttttttactgtttttaaaaaggaaagtatATTATCTTGTATTTTTACTTCTGGCTGAAGAAATAATAACTtctcttaattttcttcagtctAACTTCACAGGTTCTTCAAATAAACCTGTGTCCAAAAGAGTAGAAGTCAAAGCTGGTAGTAATCTTGGAGGAATTCAAAATACTGGCATCAAAAACATTGCCTCTCAAGCATCAGCAACAGTTTCCTCTCATCTTACATTGACAAATGAGAATAAGGGAGGAGAGgtttttcaggagaaaacagGTAATGTTGTGTTCCTACTCTTAGAATAGTAAGAATGTGGAAGATGGAACCAATGTTTCGTGTTTTGACCATTACAGTATGAAAATTTCACTGAGAAAAGGGCATTTGTTAGGAAGtactgtgtgtatgtgtgtgtgcatgcacataCATAcacttcttttccctccccactgcGTAACATGAGATTGTAGGATGTAAATTGGGTCATAGTATAAGCTTAAGACACATGAAGTCTTAAAATTGTGGTGGTATTGTGGAACTATCTCTTGCCTTCTGACTTCTTGTACATTATCTTTACGTATCTAATGTATTTTCTAATGCAATGTCTGCATGGAATGCAGAGCTAAAGATTTGTAATTCTGTTAACAAATAGGAGTAACAGACCtcatccaaaaaaaaaccaaccaaggAAAACACAGGATAAAAAAGCAGCCTAGTCTAAAATCCCAAATGACAACTGAACTGTATTTTTGTGAGAGGCATGATTCCAGTATCACATGGTAGGAAAGATGTTAAATATAGTTGCAAGTATGATTAGTTGTATAACTGTACTTGCTATCTATGTCTCTGAAATTAACAAGTTCTTTGTAAGAATTCTGAGCATTCCAAAACTGCCACTGTATGAAATGTACtcttaaaactttatttaattcaagaattttgaaaatatcaaaTCAGTAATCAAATCTGTTGGTTtgattcttgaaaaaaaatcctcagtcCATTTTAATGTAACAGcacttttcccctcccttttaAAAGGAGGAGAAATACATTTAGTAACAGCAATTAGGCAATAAGCCACTGCAGTCCATAGGGATGTGTATTAATGACCTCCCTAGGGTATGCAGTGAAGTATGAGGTGAAGTAGAATTTTTCCTGTCTATGGAAGAAGTGCTGCTAATCAACATTACTGAATAGtgtggaaaattttattttggttaaaGCATACAGtttattatctttatttgaAGATGTAATGGCTGTTACCCCTTAAAGAGGACCatgcataataaataaatgttttaagaaaGTAAAGATTTGCCAAGCAAAGCAATTTTCCTTAATCTGAGTGTTCACTTTAAAAGTAAAGACCTCTGTATACTCCAGAAGATAGGGTCTTTAAGgttaaaaatgggaatggatGACATACCACAAACTTCATTTGTTATCTGGAATTTCCTCTAGATCTGTTCATGGGATTTAACTTTGGAGAAATAAGGGGCATTCAGTGAAGTAATCTAATAgcatatttaaacaaaattgaGGCTTTCAGTCGCAGGTAGTTTTAAGGTACAAAAGCATAAATTAAGTTAAAATGTGATGAGAAACTTGCATGCACTTTGAGCTGGCTTCCCATAAACTCCCATTTACAACTGTTCTGTGCTTACTACATTTAGATTACTGGGAATGGATAAAAGTGCACAAGGTATTTTGGCCCAATTTTACGTTACACTATTTCCACGTAGATCCTCTAAACTCTGACGCACAGGTTGATATTGCACTTCTGATTTGACTCAGTATACCAAGTATTTACTTAACTAGCAAGTGCAATCCTATGTTGGTGTCACAACTGACATATCTGAAGGAGtgaaaaatgtaatatattAATACATTTAAATGTGAAATTGTAAACGTGATTCAGATTCCTCTTAATGTAAATACATGGACATGGTTAATTGCAGTCACCCACGCAGTCATATTTGGATCACTTCAACAAGCAATCCCATATAGAGCAGTACTTAGAGGTTTTATGAACATTTTGTGAAATTATGAAGGTTATTTTGGTGGTTGTCTGAGCAGTTCAATTCACTTTCTAAAAACTGTCATTTGAATAATtactggggattttttttggacTTAAGATAGGCTTCCATTCTTCAGACACCTGACCCTGGTACCACGCATATAAAAGctaacttttttcccccctggcTTGGGTAAGGGATGGGGCTTGAGGGTAGAGTGAGGGAAAGTTTAGGAACAagtttggttggggtttttttttcctgcagttgtaactcaaatttgattttttaatattagaatATATAAATTGATTTTCTAATATTAGAAATAAGCAGAGAATATGCTAACACTAGGTAAGCtttaaaaaaggtatttcatATAATTTCCCTTGGAATGCTTAATGGCCCTAGTGCagcaaatttttcttcttgcagaacaaatttaaatttttatcatCTGAATGTGGTTACCTTATTAGCAGAAGATGCAGTCACTACTTTAAACTTTATCTGATTCACCATGAAATTACTGCGCCCATCATACCGATTTCTCTGAACATGAGTGGGTTCTCCAGTTCTACAAACCTCCTCTTTAGCTTTTAGTTGTAGTACCTGTGTTGACAGCCCAAATGAGGAAGTTAAAATTGTCCCTCTAACCAGTATCTGCAGACGGGTCTGAAGTGCTTACTGGACATCTCAAGTGTCATGCTTGATGTGAGATTGTTTAGCCATAATGTATGTTATTTTTGGAAAAGGTTAGTTACTAACTGAATGATACTGTCCTTTGAAGGTGTTCCCCATAGTTCCAGCTTGGATGTCATTCCATCAAAAGAAACAGATCATGGAAAAAGTGCTGAATTAAAAAACTTTGATGATTTGGGTCGAAGTAGTTTAGGAGATATGTTTTCTCCAATCAGAGATGGTAAGTTACTAATACTAGAATTTGTAGAGCATCATTTGCATGTAGTGTgacaaaatgtcatttttgtctTATTGACTGTTGCACCtaattgatattttaatttgtctttgaTTATGAACTTGATGCAGTGATACAAATAAACACTTCATCTATCTGTGTTCTTCTGTTTTGTAGATATTATTGCAAATAAAGTGACTGAAGATCCCCAGGGAAATGGTAAGCATATACCAGTGATAGGCCTTTGGAGGTCTGTGCTAGTTCTCACATGCTGATTTTGTCATACCATTGAAAACCAACAAATGACCCAAGCAGACACTGAAACAACTTTTTTGGCAGTAGTCTGACACATGGAGAGACACAACGTGGTAACAGGAAGTCAAGAGTATGGTCCTAAAgtgattgggttttttcctttatacAGTTTATAGTGATATACAGAGgcttttcatgttttattaattttataggGATGGGAGCACCATAAGTGACACGGAAGGATGTAGTTTTTGTAGAGTACATTTTTTGGTGATTTCTTTTGTCAGTCACTTTTGTATGAATGTGCAGGCATTTTAATTTGGGGTATatttggtgtgtgtgtgtttattgaTCTGTGTGTTTCatctttcccttttcattttagGCCTGGATTTCCAGTCCTACCTGTTGGGTTTGGATTTTCTCCCACAGCCAACCATTGCCTTTCCAGCGAAAAGAAACCCAGTGGGCAGTAGTGCACAAGGGACACAGTCGAGCCCATTACATGCACTTGTGGGATCACCAATTAAAGAAGAGGAGGAACATCCAGAGACTGACTCTAAGAAAATAAGTCTTGGAAAACAAGAATCTAAAGCTGTCTTAAAGCAGGTATTCTTATTATTCCTTTCAGAATCTTGGCAGAATACTACTGCTTGAAGAAAGAAATCCTGAGTAATGCCccatctgattttattttgcaactCTGTTCATACACTATTAACACAAATCTGTAAAACCTTGTGTGATTTAGGTGAATTGACCTTCAATAATGGAAGATAAATGTATGTTTGTCTTAAATAAGATCAGATTACATAAGTTCCCGTGAAACAAAACAGGCAGTCTGAGGAGTACTTTGATTTTTCTAGAAAATGAAGGAGGATCACTAGATGGTTGCACCAGTATGATTGATTGTTGTTTGTTAGGTCAATtccacctttttctttccctgttctccatctccctctttttcttgAGATATCTTTGATATGCCTCTGCACAGAGCTTAGCTACTTTTATATTGCTGTTGAGAAGTCTGAGTTTGTTAGGAGTGATATAACTTAGTCACAACATTTTTGATGTGAAAATTAGAGGCCCCCACCTTTTGCACTTGCTTCTGTGTGCCCACTTTAGGCAATTTGGAATGTTTTAGCAATCAGTTTTCCAGATATCTTGCTAGGAAATGAAAAGCATGTATTTCTGAACAGATTCCTAAAAGCAAAATGTCTGAAAGTGCATTTCGGAAAACTTAGTCTTCAAGTGCAATTAGACAATTGTAGCAAGTAGACTTcatctttcaaataaaaaaaatatttttgttgtcaGGTTTCGAAATCAAGCTTATCAAGCATAGAACCTGTAACTTTAAGTTCTCCACCATCATCTACTCCTGATGCAAATGAGAAACTTATGAAGAATATTCAGGCCCATCCTGCATATGATCTACCGGTAAATGGCACTACCTCAACAAGTAAGTTGATAATTTTGGCCCAGTTCTAGGTGTGGTTGATTGTAAACTGGTGTGAAATCTGATAAAATGGACTTAGCATTTAAAAAGAACATCTGATCTCAGTTCTTCAGATTGAGCCAGCCTTCCTAGGATGTCTCTAGTTGTCTCTGAAAAGACTCCTTCTAaatctgatttgtttttttttttaccaagcaaTCTTTGaggtaaaattaattaaataaataattatttttaaaaacatatcaGTGTAATGATATGTTTAATGATATGAGGGGGTTTTATTTGTCTTGAGGGttctcagtgttttattttcaattgtAAAGGTTCAAAGATAACATCACCTGTCACTGCTGGAGTTGCAAGCTCATTGTCAGAAAAAATAGTAGAAACTATTGGGAGTAGCAGACCAAATGCACCTCTGACAGCAATTCAAATAAACTTCATTCAGAATATGATACAAGAAACAATGGATGATTTCAGGTACTGGTATTCCTGCAGAGTGTTGTTGTTTTCAGTGATACATTTTCTTAAGTAGGTGTTTCAGCATCTGCTCAAACAAATTTCTCTTTGGATTAGAAAATTACACTGTTTATACCCCTATTTTTGAAAAACTAGGTatgaaacttcatttttaatagCTCTGATGACTAATTAGACTGACGCCTCTGAGGGCTGTTGGTATATGGCTTCGCTGACGTTTCCAGAATGAGTGAATATTTCTCAGATGGTAAATATAGTCTGTGTAGCGAGGTCTCTGCTCTTTCCTGAAGCCTTGCACTACTTTCCCTGTTTGCTCATCTCCCTATCTCACCAGGAGAAATTTCAAGTTGACAGTAAGGAGAGTTTGACATAGCCAGTTGACTTGTGTTGGTTTTGACTGTTGTTATCTTGGCATGTGTAAGGTAAAACAGAGTGTGTGTGTTTCTGCCTCACCAGGAGAAATTTCAAGTTGACAGTAAGGAGAGTTTGACATAGCCAGTTGACTTGTGTTGGTTTTGACTGTTGTTATCTTGGCATGTGTAAGGTAAAACAGAGTGTGTGCTGGAGCTTTGCATTGGAATAATGTTTGTGCTGTAAGTGATGGTCGGTGTCAGCTTACTTTATGGGTATCTAACCAACATTCCAGTTGTCTTGAAAGAAGTCAAATTAGCACAGTTCTATTTAGAATGGAGtttgaagaaggtgaagaagttAAGAGAAACTTATCTAGGAAATCACTTCCCAAACTGTTTAAGATGAAGTAGGTTGAATGGAAATGATGGAGAGGAATTGCTGGatggggaaatgctgctgtcttgaagacaaaaaacaaagcaaaactacCTTAGTAGGTCTGTGTAGGATGGTTGTTCTGTATCTgccaacagaaaaaatacatcGACTGTTATTGAATGTCTCTACATAAATATAGTATGGTAAAACTGCCCTGTAATTTTTTGGCAATAAACACACATCTGATGAAAACTGTAATTGTTGTAAGTTAAAATGCAGACTATGTATTGCAGATGTGTTTCCTTTAAAGTCTGTGTTCAGGCACCCCAGAATTAGAAGTTACGCTTGCCAGTCTTTTACTTCCAGTACCTGAGATCTGGAGCCTTAAATATTGTGTTTCTCCTCTGGCCTATACTTTCTAGAGTGGCTGgaaggctctgctggctcttctCCCAGTTGTAAGTTGGAGATACATTTAAACTGATCATAAAAGATTGTAAGTAGTGGGGTCAGTAAGTGGGAAGGGAACTATTGTAAGCTTCCCATTGGTGTAATTACCTTTCACCTGCTGGAATCTGAGGAAAGGATTTTTATCTTCCTTGCCTTGAAATTCATTCATCTTCAAGTAACGGGGAGAAAAACCATGGACCTTCAGGAAAGGTTCAGGAATAATATATAATTCACTTGATTCCAAaaagatgtttgttttttgatCTCCCTGTCTTTGGGAGATAGCCTACATCTCTGGATTTATAAGATGCTAGCTGGCATCTACACTTGATACACTTGAAGATTGCTTCCAGTAGGAGTTCTGTAGCACAGTAATCTATGGAAAGAGAAAGTGAAGATTCCCTTTTTGTttgtggaaaggaaaatgaaataagagCTTTGTGTGTGCACTTAAGAAACACCTTACTTTGTCAGGCCAGTGGTACCCATAGCACAGTACTCAGTCCCAGACAACTGCACTGTGCTGCACTGTTCAGGAAGAACTTTCAGCTTGCCTGCTTTTCTGTGAGCTgctctccttcttcttcctcatctCCTGGAGCTGTTGTATTAATATCATGATCAGAGGCTATTTTCAAGCGTGGTTTTTATAGTGTGGAATGGTTGTCCATGAATTAACAAATTCATGTCCACTTTGCAGACAGCACTGCCACTGCTTTTTAGGTAGATTAACCTGGATTATTCCATGGGTTTGAGAATAATATATCACTTAGCACAGTTGATGTTTTGGGCACTTGTTGAAAGTCATGTACTGAAAAGGTGTATCTTCAAATACAGATAAATGTCTTCCTCTGCAGTGCTTGTAATCAAGGGATTGAAAACTAGCTTTGAATGGTAAAAGTGAGAGAAGCTTATAGTttgcaagtgaaaaataatcttGATATCACCTTGTATATATTTGTTTCTAAACTGAAAAGTCTTATGTCTTCTTATGTGCTGAAAAAAATGGTACTTATGAAATTCAATGTCAAAACTTTGACAATCAATACCAAAAGTATTCTAAAATAAGCTGTAGAAGATTATGTTTCCTGTTGTAAGGGTTTGTAGACTTCTGATGAGAGGGAAGGTGAGGATTTGTGGAGTTTTGGGTGCTGAGGGTATGAGAGAGACTGCTTCCTAAATAAGTCTAAGCATCCTCTTTTTGCAATTCTCCCCCCAGAGAATCATGCCATCGAGATATTGTGAATTTGCAAGTGGAGATGATCAAGCAATTCCATATGCAGTTGGTATGTACGAGGACCGTGATGGGAAATATATTCAGTTTTTTACCAATTCAGTTTTGGTAATACCAAGGCATGCCATCTTCTCTCAAAATTGAAAGTCTATTTTGTTTATTAAGaccaagaaaaggaaaatttcatgTGAAGGAGGGGGAAAGTGTGAATGGGAATCTgctaaattgctttttttctttgatgaaTAAAGGGAACGTAGGGTTTGAGTAGGTATGATTTCCATATTTCAAGAGTTTTAAACAGATTCAGCTGTCCTTTGGAAAGGGCCAAAGTCTGGGGTAAGGAGAAGATAGATGGAATTAAAATAGAAAGCTGCACTTGTAGGTACTGCATGTATACTGAGCAGTTCTCTATTCTTTAGCTTCACCTTTTTATGAATCTTTGTTCTTTTGATCTGCATTAAAAAGACCTTGTCTGGGTTCTGAGCATGTTAATGGAATCTGCAATAGTAGATTCTCATCCTGAAGAGCTGCAAAATATCCTTTGATAAAATATTCACTAATGTATTAATGATCAAAATACTGTATGTCAGCATAAAAGGGAAAATCTTACTTTTCTTAtcaaaagtttttaaaaacagaattatctatgttatttcattttaaaaagaaatatgaaagcCAATAGGATAAAACTGGAATTATTAACTTTATTACTACTGATtgggacttttttcttttctgtagaaTGAAATG from Ficedula albicollis isolate OC2 chromosome 1A, FicAlb1.5, whole genome shotgun sequence carries:
- the NEDD1 gene encoding protein NEDD1, whose translation is MQESIRFASSGDDIKIWDSSSFTVVEQFNPHTPSHPVSSLCWASNNRYLATASAAGDKIVVSSCKSKPVPLFEIAEGAKQTCVSLNSSSMSLISGGLDNTVNIWDLKSRKIYRSLKEHKDEVTCVAYNWNDGYVVSGSLSGEIILHSVTTNLSSSPFGYGSRQPIRHLKYSSFKKSLLGTVSDSGNVTLWDVNSQNPYHNFENTHKAPASEICFSPVNKLLLVTVGLDKRIILYDTLSKKLLTTIVADFPLTTVDFMPDGTTLAIGCSRGKICQYDLRQLTSPVKTVTAHKGCVKCIRLQFSSTSSKSNFTGSSNKPVSKRVEVKAGSNLGGIQNTGIKNIASQASATVSSHLTLTNENKGGEVFQEKTGVPHSSSLDVIPSKETDHGKSAELKNFDDLGRSSLGDMFSPIRDDIIANKVTEDPQGNGLDFQSYLLGLDFLPQPTIAFPAKRNPVGSSAQGTQSSPLHALVGSPIKEEEEHPETDSKKISLGKQESKAVLKQVSKSSLSSIEPVTLSSPPSSTPDANEKLMKNIQAHPAYDLPVNGTTSTSSKITSPVTAGVASSLSEKIVETIGSSRPNAPLTAIQINFIQNMIQETMDDFRESCHRDIVNLQVEMIKQFHMQLNEMHALLERYSVNESLVAEIERLREENKRLRTHF